The Geoalkalibacter subterraneus genome contains the following window.
TGAATTTATGGTGCAATAAATCGGATTTGTAACTGTTCAGCATGGGACCGCAACTCCCATGTCAAGGGACGCTTTTCGCCATCCATGGCCGCTTGACTGGCGCCCTCCATGGCGCCAGACACCCTTGCCATGGGAGTTGCGGTCCCATGCCCGACCGTCCCCAATTCCCTTCAGCTATCCGATCCCCTGGCTGGCCTGGAAGATCGGCAGCAGAATCGCCAGAACGATGAATCCAACCACCGTCCCCATCAGCAGGATCATCACCGGCTCAAGCAATGAAAGCATAGCATTGATGGCGGAATCTACCTGGTGTTCGTAAGCATCAGCCACTTTGAACAGCATCTCTTCCAGTTCACCGCTTTTTTCTCCGACAGCCGCCATCTGGCTGACCATCGGTGGAAAAACGCCGGCTCGCTTCAGCGGCTGGGCCAGGCTCTCACCCTCTCGCACAGCGACGATCGTGTCTTCGATGGTTTCGACCAGCACGCGGTTGCCCATCAGGTTTTTGACGATCTCGAGGGCTGCAAGCAGGGGAACCCCGCTGCGCAGCAGCGTGCCTAAAGTGCGGGTGAAGCGGGCTGTCGCCAGCAGCAGATTGAGTTTCCCGAAAACCGGTGCGGTCAACTTGCGTTTATCAAAGTTCAGACGGCCTTTTGGTTTTTTAACATATTGCTGGAAAATAAACAGTCCCGCCGCCAGGATAACAAGCATCAACCACCACCAGGCGGATAAAAAATCACTCACACCAATCAGGGCGCGCGTTGCAAAGGGGAGGGTCTGGCCCAAATCTTCCAGCATGCGTGTCACTTTAGGCACCACGAACGCCATCAGGAAGAACAGAACCCCTGTGCCGATCAGAGCCATCAGCACCGGGTAGGCCATGGCCGCCTGAATGCGGGAGCGCAGCCGGGCCTGCTCCTCGAGAAAATCAGCCAGGCGGTGCATGGCCTGGTCGAGGGTGCCGCTGCTTTCACCCACCTGGATCATGTTGACGTAGAGATCGGAAAACAGCCGTGGATGCTGGCTCATGGCATAGTACAGAGATTGTCCTTGAACGATCTCTTCGCGAACCTGGTTGAGGGTCTTGCCCAGCAGGGGGTTCTCCAACTGCCCGGCAATGGTGGCCAGTGTTTCGTCCAGGGAGATGCCTGCACTCAGAAGGGTTGCCATCTGCCGAGAGGCAACGGCAAGATCGGCTGCAGAGACCTTTCTCCGGCTAAAAGAAAAATTGAATCTGCCGCTGTTGCGGGTCTCGGCGGACTGCTGCGACACCTCGGTGACAATGATGCCGCGGGACTTGAGCTGCTGAATAATTGCCCGGCGGCTGGTGCCTTCGGCGACACCGCGGACTTTTTTTCCCCGGTTGTTGAATCCGTCGTACTCGTAAAGCGCCAACTCAGCCTTCCTCCTGGGTCACGCGCATGACCTCTTCCAGAGTGGTCTGCCCGGCAAGGGCTTTGGCCAGGCCGGCCTCGCGCAGTGCCACCATCCCCGCCCGGCAGGCGGCATTCTTGATGGTGGCCGAATCGCTTTTTTTCAAAACCAGGTCGCGCACCTGCTCATCCACCGTCAACAGTTCGTAAATGCCTGATCTGCCGCGGTAGCCGATGTCCATGCACTTTTCGCAGCCCCGCCCGCGGTAGAACGTGGCGCCGTTGGGGAATGCGGCGGAAAGTCCCATCTCCTCCAGCGCTTCCGTCGAAGGCTGGTAACTCTCCTTGCAATGCGGGCAGATGGTTCGCACCAACCGTTGCGCCATGACGCCGACAACGGATGACGCAATCAGAAACGGCTCGATCTGCATCTCCACCAGGCGCGTGAGGGCACCGGCGGAATCGTTGGTGTGCAGGGTTGAAAAAACCATGTGGCCGGTCAACGCCGACTGCACGGCAATCTCCGCTGTTTCACCGTCGCGAATCTCACCAATCATGATGATGTCCGGATCCTGTCTCAGGATCGAGCGCAGTCCGTTGGCGAAGGTCAGGTTGATCTTGGGATTGACCTGAATCTGCCCGACGCCGTTGAGCTGATATTCGATGGGATCCTCAACCGTGATGATATTTTTTTCGCGGCTGTTGAGCCGGGTCAGGGCCGCGTACAGGGTCGTGGTTTTACCCGAACCGGTGGGGCCGGTCACCAGGAAGATGCCATGGCTTTTGTGAATCATGGGATTGAGACGCTGAAGCAGAGCCTTTTCCATGCCGATGTCTTCCAGCGTCAGGACGTTGGAGCTTTTGTCCAGCAGGCGCATGACGACCCGCTCGCCGAATGCGGTCGGCAGGGTCGAGACGCGCACGTCCACATCTTTGCCTGCAATGCGGACCCGGAAGCGCCCATCCTGCGGCAGCCGCTTTTCGGCGATATTGAGGTTCGACATGATCTTGACGCGGCTGATGATGCCGGCGTGAGCCTTGATCGGCGGCTTGAGAACCTCGTAGAGGATGCCGTCGATGCGGTAGCGCACGATCATCTCCCCTTCAAACGGCTCAATATGAATGTCGCTGGCGCGTTCGCGGTAGGCCTGGGTCACCAGGCTGTTGACGAAACGGATGATCGGTGCTTCATCCGACGTATCGATCAGGTCCGCCGGTTCCAGATTGCCCGCAAATGAATCGGCGCCGCTTCCACCGATGTCGGCGATGATTTCTTCGGTTTCTCCGGCCCGTGTCTCATAGGCCTGGTTGATGGCGCGCAGGATTTCAGTCGGGGTCGCCACGGAGGCCTCGACCGGCTCGCCGGTCAAAGCGGAGAGGTCGTTAAGAGGGCGGTTGTCTCCAGGATCCGCCATGACAAGGACGATGTCACCGTCACTCCGGATCGGGAAAACTTTGAATTCCTTGGCAAAGCCGATGGGCCATTGGTCCAGCAGATCGTGGTCGATGGAACCCGTGGAGATCGACTCGACAAAGGGCAGATCGTGCTGGCGGGCGAGGGCGCGCGCAAGCTGCTCGGAGCTGATGACTTTGCGCTCGAGCAT
Protein-coding sequences here:
- the gspE gene encoding type II secretion system ATPase GspE, which encodes MTSWQHIGQILREDAGLSEEALEQALAAQENDERRLGEIMLERKVISSEQLARALARQHDLPFVESISTGSIDHDLLDQWPIGFAKEFKVFPIRSDGDIVLVMADPGDNRPLNDLSALTGEPVEASVATPTEILRAINQAYETRAGETEEIIADIGGSGADSFAGNLEPADLIDTSDEAPIIRFVNSLVTQAYRERASDIHIEPFEGEMIVRYRIDGILYEVLKPPIKAHAGIISRVKIMSNLNIAEKRLPQDGRFRVRIAGKDVDVRVSTLPTAFGERVVMRLLDKSSNVLTLEDIGMEKALLQRLNPMIHKSHGIFLVTGPTGSGKTTTLYAALTRLNSREKNIITVEDPIEYQLNGVGQIQVNPKINLTFANGLRSILRQDPDIIMIGEIRDGETAEIAVQSALTGHMVFSTLHTNDSAGALTRLVEMQIEPFLIASSVVGVMAQRLVRTICPHCKESYQPSTEALEEMGLSAAFPNGATFYRGRGCEKCMDIGYRGRSGIYELLTVDEQVRDLVLKKSDSATIKNAACRAGMVALREAGLAKALAGQTTLEEVMRVTQEEG
- the gspF gene encoding type II secretion system inner membrane protein GspF, with translation MALYEYDGFNNRGKKVRGVAEGTSRRAIIQQLKSRGIIVTEVSQQSAETRNSGRFNFSFSRRKVSAADLAVASRQMATLLSAGISLDETLATIAGQLENPLLGKTLNQVREEIVQGQSLYYAMSQHPRLFSDLYVNMIQVGESSGTLDQAMHRLADFLEEQARLRSRIQAAMAYPVLMALIGTGVLFFLMAFVVPKVTRMLEDLGQTLPFATRALIGVSDFLSAWWWLMLVILAAGLFIFQQYVKKPKGRLNFDKRKLTAPVFGKLNLLLATARFTRTLGTLLRSGVPLLAALEIVKNLMGNRVLVETIEDTIVAVREGESLAQPLKRAGVFPPMVSQMAAVGEKSGELEEMLFKVADAYEHQVDSAINAMLSLLEPVMILLMGTVVGFIVLAILLPIFQASQGIG